The genomic interval GCTATGCCGACACCAAACAACATTAAGAATGCAATAGAAATTATAACCAAAAAATCTATTTTTGAATAATTAGCAGTAATAAACACCCAAGCTCCACCAAAACCGGCTACAAAAATTAAAATTTTAATTTTTATGATTTCAATTTGTTTAGCAATCGTATCTATAATTTTTGAGTTATTTTCCAATGGAAGCTCCTTGGTTTTTTCTTTTAATTTTAATCGATATTTTTTGAAATAGCAATAGAAAAACCAATAAGAGTAAAATAAAAAATACTATAAATTTGAAAAATAAAAGCCCCTAAAAGGCGGCGATCTTTTTTTAAAAAAGTAAGAGATACCTACAAAAACAAAAAAGTTCTAGCAAGCAGTTGACGCCGGCACTGGCTCACAACGCTTTTCAGGCTAACGGAGTGCCCCTCGCCCTTTTCAAACTCGTTTTTGCAATTGATGTTAAAACAGAACGCTTTTAGCTACAAAAAGCAAAGGAAAAAGCTTAACCCTCTAAAATGGACTGTTTCTATTAAACCTCGCCCATACAGGTCTGCAAAAAGGAATACGGCAGGAGAGCGGAAGCAGTCTATATACTGCTTCAGAAAAAACCTATGCCGAAAAATTTGAAAAAAAATAAAAAGCTCTCTTAAAAAAATACATTCGAATTTTGTTCGTTTTCCATTTTTACACCTTTAAAAAATTAGAAAATATAACTAGTTATAGCAAAAAAATATGTATAAGCAAGCATCAAAAAACACAAAAATCTAATGAAAATTTTTTTGCTAAAACCAATAAATATCAAATCTGATAGCATCATATCAACACCCCGTCAAGAAGCCAACGCTTCTTTACGGGGCAACCCCGTTTCTATCGAGTGTTTCGAGCTATACATCAATCATAGCTGATAGCATTCGGCGGCGCATGTTTGATATGGTGTTATCAAAATTTGATACATATAATTTTTTCAAGGAGCTATCAAAATGGCTAAATTCTATGTGGTTAAGAGCGAGCTGATAGGAGCTTTCAAGCTTCTATACGAAAGTATCGAAAGATCAAATTCTTTCGAACAAATATCCAAAACTATTGGAGATTTTTTTAAGGAGGTGGAAAAAATAAATAATCCAAAAAACAATCGCCCAAACAAACAAATCGATTCGATCCGAACATACTTTCGGAAAAACCAAAAAGACAAGCGCAGCCAAGAGGCGGTAGTGGAAAAATCTATACGAAAAATTCGAAAGAAAAAGCCAAATTATAGAGATTTTTCAGAGCAAATTGTTGTCTGGCGCGAACAGGGGCACAGTTATCCGCAGATTTGTAGGCTGCTTCAGGCTCAAACCGGGATCAAAATATCAGACCAAACGATTGCAAGATTTTTGAAAAGGAGAGCAAATGAACAAAAAAACAGAGTTAAACAATAGAAGCTCCGGGAAATTCATCATTTCCCGGCTCATGCAAAAGCTTGATGGCATAGGAATTTCAAAATCAGCCAGCCGCGCAGCAAGCACCGTCAAAGGACAAAACGGACACAAGATAAGTACTCAAGCACACTCAATCAAATCAATACAAAACGCTCGAACAGTTGTCACACAATACATCAGCTATCTTCAAGAAAACTATGGAAAAAAGATATATCCCCATATCAATAGCGACACTGCCAGAGAATTTTTGATAAGCAAAATAGACCACATAAGCGGAGGAACATTAAATACCTATATTTCCACAATGGCAAAAATATCGGATGGCTTTAATGGGCTCGGGATAAAAAATATAGATCGAGCCCGTATAACCGATTTGCGAAGCGAATTGAAAAATGAAGGCGTAAATTTAAAGAAAAACTATCATAATAGAAGCTACCCTAAAAAAGAGATAGAAAACATACGCGAATACATGCAAGCAACGCCGTATTTGCTTAGTTTTGATCT from Campylobacter sp. CCUG 57310 carries:
- a CDS encoding integrase domain-containing protein, with translation MNKKTELNNRSSGKFIISRLMQKLDGIGISKSASRAASTVKGQNGHKISTQAHSIKSIQNARTVVTQYISYLQENYGKKIYPHINSDTAREFLISKIDHISGGTLNTYISTMAKISDGFNGLGIKNIDRARITDLRSELKNEGVNLKKNYHNRSYPKKEIENIREYMQATPYLLSFDLQVEAGLRADDALNSSKWIIHSNNTITVEGSKNGLSYTTRVLPSNLVNRATEAKKSGFKANYSDYRTQLKQAGADDGSHGLRYSFAQNRYEELKQEGYTNLEARAQVSIEMGHSRDEITLHYLKS